The following are encoded in a window of Roseivirga misakiensis genomic DNA:
- a CDS encoding ABC transporter permease, which produces MNNSTKYGKTPLLLRFFRWFCDPNIVEDIEGDLLERFEISAAKEGKSIARKRLNKDVIQLFRPGIIRSMTGTRKLNSLGMIKNNITVAKRQLLRSKMYSTIKIGGFAIGIAVCLLITLFIKEELDYNKHIPGYENIFMAVKEYHEEGEVEKYTWMAPPYAKTLLADYPEVEKAGRILFNEGFGAGTANIRKANDPTNYYDKGFAFADQSILEIFNYPMVYGDRNSALSEPNSIVLTRTKAEMIFPGQNPVGEIVYIDENSENPMTVGGVIEDLPENSTVKFDYLRSLAEVEFWQGEQTSWGSNNYQVFVTLKTETNPAEFQGKLDQLKSKYLLPTYQQLGFANSEGLVETIHFLMVSLADIHLNSADVVDPFQKSDIKVVMVFAIIAAFILCLACINFINLSTAKSANRAKEVGLRKTIGSSRGGLITQFLTESTLYSLLSFILALVLSYLLLPYFNELAQKSISLPWNELWFIPSLTVASVLIGVVAGLYPAFYLSGFKPSTVLKGELSIGSKSGRLRNTLVILQFTASVVLVIGTFVVYEQISYIMNRDIGFDKEQVLIIESPYLVGDDKIETFRAELNKLPQVNSTSFSGYLPVSGSTRNGNVWWLEGRTKSDTPADGQNWTVDHHYMETYAIELIEGRNFSKEIKSDSAAMVINESMAKALNIADDPIGKKITNTNDNSQTYKVIGVVKDFHFSPMTEAIEPLAMKLGTMYSTGSVKLATDQIQGAIDRIRGVWEEMAPNQPFVYAFLDQRFERMYAEVIRIEKILMAFSLLAILIACLGLFGLSVFLVEQRTREVSVRLVLGAKVGQIIRLLSFNFMKPILISILIAIPIAWYVMKDWINNFVYSDGLNVTVFVVASGATFLIALITISFQSLKAALSSPIKGLRNE; this is translated from the coding sequence ATGAATAACTCAACGAAATATGGAAAAACCCCTCTACTCCTACGATTTTTTCGATGGTTCTGCGACCCGAATATAGTCGAGGATATAGAAGGCGATCTGCTTGAAAGATTTGAAATCAGTGCTGCCAAGGAGGGGAAATCCATAGCCAGAAAGAGGTTAAATAAAGATGTAATCCAGCTATTTCGGCCTGGTATAATCCGATCTATGACTGGTACTAGAAAACTCAATTCACTAGGTATGATCAAAAACAACATTACCGTAGCAAAAAGACAGCTCTTAAGGAGCAAAATGTATTCTACGATCAAGATTGGCGGATTCGCCATTGGCATAGCGGTTTGCCTCCTTATCACACTTTTTATCAAGGAAGAACTAGACTACAACAAGCATATTCCTGGCTATGAAAACATTTTCATGGCGGTAAAAGAGTATCACGAGGAAGGCGAAGTGGAAAAATACACTTGGATGGCTCCGCCATATGCGAAAACGCTTTTAGCGGACTACCCTGAGGTGGAAAAAGCTGGCAGGATATTATTTAATGAAGGATTTGGTGCTGGAACAGCAAATATTCGTAAGGCAAATGATCCAACCAATTATTATGATAAGGGCTTCGCTTTTGCTGACCAGTCGATTTTAGAAATCTTTAATTACCCAATGGTCTATGGCGATCGTAATTCGGCACTTTCTGAGCCGAATAGCATAGTTCTGACTAGAACTAAGGCCGAAATGATCTTTCCAGGTCAAAATCCAGTGGGTGAAATTGTTTACATCGACGAAAACTCGGAAAATCCCATGACCGTAGGTGGGGTGATTGAAGATTTACCAGAAAACAGTACGGTTAAGTTCGACTATCTAAGAAGCTTGGCTGAAGTTGAATTCTGGCAAGGTGAACAGACTTCGTGGGGATCAAATAATTATCAAGTTTTTGTAACGCTAAAAACTGAAACCAACCCAGCCGAATTTCAAGGCAAGCTAGACCAGCTCAAATCAAAATATCTTTTGCCTACTTATCAGCAATTGGGTTTTGCAAATTCTGAGGGATTGGTAGAAACAATCCACTTTTTGATGGTTTCACTCGCCGATATTCATTTGAACAGTGCAGATGTAGTCGATCCATTCCAAAAAAGTGATATTAAGGTCGTGATGGTTTTTGCTATAATTGCCGCATTCATTCTGTGCTTGGCATGTATCAATTTCATTAATCTATCAACCGCCAAATCGGCTAACAGGGCAAAAGAAGTTGGGCTTAGAAAAACGATCGGTTCGAGTAGAGGCGGGCTGATCACACAGTTTCTCACAGAATCTACCCTATACAGTTTATTATCATTTATTCTGGCGCTAGTCTTGAGTTATTTACTCCTACCCTATTTTAATGAACTGGCTCAAAAATCGATCAGCTTACCATGGAACGAGCTTTGGTTTATCCCGAGTCTCACAGTTGCCTCTGTACTGATTGGAGTTGTGGCAGGGCTTTACCCAGCGTTTTATCTATCCGGATTTAAACCATCGACCGTTTTAAAGGGTGAATTAAGCATAGGCAGTAAAAGTGGTCGCTTAAGAAACACGCTTGTGATACTACAATTCACAGCTTCGGTGGTTCTAGTGATCGGCACTTTTGTGGTCTACGAGCAAATATCATATATCATGAATAGGGACATCGGTTTCGACAAAGAACAGGTGCTCATCATAGAAAGTCCATACTTGGTAGGAGATGATAAAATTGAAACTTTCCGAGCCGAACTCAATAAGCTTCCACAGGTAAATTCAACATCCTTTAGCGGTTATTTACCCGTATCTGGATCGACTAGAAATGGGAATGTTTGGTGGCTCGAAGGCCGAACAAAAAGCGATACTCCTGCCGATGGCCAAAATTGGACTGTCGACCATCATTATATGGAAACTTATGCCATTGAGCTTATCGAAGGCCGAAATTTTTCCAAAGAAATAAAGAGCGATAGTGCGGCAATGGTCATCAACGAGTCAATGGCCAAGGCGCTGAATATAGCTGATGATCCAATCGGCAAGAAAATCACCAATACAAATGACAATTCGCAGACATATAAGGTGATTGGTGTAGTTAAAGACTTTCATTTTTCACCAATGACAGAGGCCATCGAACCACTGGCCATGAAGCTCGGCACTATGTATTCTACTGGATCAGTTAAACTAGCAACCGACCAAATCCAAGGTGCTATCGATCGGATTAGAGGCGTTTGGGAAGAAATGGCACCGAATCAACCGTTTGTCTACGCGTTTTTGGACCAACGTTTTGAACGCATGTATGCCGAAGTTATCCGAATCGAAAAGATATTGATGGCCTTCTCATTGCTTGCCATTTTAATCGCCTGCCTAGGGCTGTTTGGGCTATCGGTATTCTTAGTGGAACAAAGAACGAGGGAGGTTAGCGTAAGACTTGTACTTGGGGCAAAAGTGGGACAAATCATTAGGCTATTGTCATTCAACTTTATGAAACCGATCTTAATTTCAATCCTTATCGCAATTCCAATTGCTTGGTATGTCATGAAAGATTGGATCAATAATTTCGTCTATTCCGATGGTCTTAATGTGACCGTTTTCGTGGTGGCCAGTGGCGCTACTTTCTTGATTGCGCTGATTACCATTAGCTTTCAGTCATTAAAAGCCGCACTGAGTAGCCCAATTAAAGGTCTACGAAACGAATAA
- a CDS encoding PadR family transcriptional regulator — translation MGKNHLGEFEEVVMLTVAILHGEAYGVAIIEEMESRLKRSVSIGSLQVVLKRLEEKGYLKSEMGEATSVRGGKRKRFFTVTNVGKDMLRTSKEQRMQLWNALPDVALEFAGLK, via the coding sequence ATGGGTAAAAATCACTTAGGCGAATTCGAAGAAGTTGTAATGCTTACCGTAGCCATTTTACATGGCGAGGCTTATGGAGTAGCCATTATTGAAGAAATGGAATCTAGACTCAAAAGGTCAGTCAGCATTGGCTCTTTGCAGGTAGTGTTAAAAAGACTGGAAGAAAAAGGCTACCTCAAATCTGAGATGGGTGAAGCCACCTCAGTAAGAGGCGGGAAACGCAAGCGTTTTTTCACAGTAACTAACGTAGGCAAAGACATGCTGCGAACCTCGAAAGAGCAGCGCATGCAGCTGTGGAACGCCTTGCCAGATGTAGCACTAGAATTTGCTGGCTTAAAATAG
- a CDS encoding nuclear transport factor 2 family protein: MKTRLFFALLLITALSNAQETSIAYELNGRKSNQSLEAGDYKTSINPFVKFIGEWGLKNDDWTQNWGGETETIKIPGHHTVSSQINTDNSLLSIIDGPEPNGHIFWSFNPNTKEVFHSSSFGTIRAGQGQGTVNENGDLRLKISFEGEPKNTYRIYTYTWVSLDEYALKSVQFDASDKPTGLFYQGNFVRIKKDKADLAKQEILKHGAEIRAAFAEGDVKKIESLHHPEVKKALGFNDTQVGREAVINGIKGTLENFRLEFVKNEVESILIERNIAIEQTRFSIKGTPLAGGESFIFGGRTMVTYIRYPESPTGWATIREIIQPESN, encoded by the coding sequence ATGAAAACAAGACTATTTTTTGCGCTACTATTGATCACCGCGCTGTCAAACGCTCAAGAAACCTCCATTGCTTACGAACTGAATGGAAGAAAATCGAATCAAAGCCTTGAAGCTGGTGATTACAAAACTTCTATTAATCCATTTGTAAAATTCATCGGCGAGTGGGGGCTTAAAAATGATGATTGGACACAGAATTGGGGAGGCGAGACTGAAACGATTAAAATCCCAGGTCACCATACTGTATCTAGTCAAATTAACACTGACAATAGCTTGCTTTCAATCATTGACGGACCTGAGCCCAATGGACATATTTTTTGGTCATTTAACCCTAATACCAAAGAAGTATTTCACTCTTCTAGTTTTGGTACTATTCGCGCAGGCCAAGGCCAAGGTACAGTCAATGAGAATGGAGATCTTAGATTAAAAATCTCTTTTGAAGGCGAACCCAAAAACACCTACCGAATCTATACCTACACATGGGTTAGTTTAGACGAATATGCCCTTAAATCAGTCCAGTTCGATGCATCTGACAAACCAACTGGCTTATTCTATCAAGGGAACTTCGTTCGAATCAAAAAAGACAAAGCCGATTTAGCTAAGCAAGAAATCCTAAAGCATGGGGCGGAAATTAGAGCTGCATTTGCCGAAGGCGACGTTAAGAAAATTGAAAGCCTCCACCACCCCGAAGTTAAAAAAGCTCTGGGCTTCAATGATACTCAGGTGGGTAGAGAGGCTGTTATTAACGGCATAAAAGGCACACTTGAAAATTTCAGATTAGAATTTGTTAAAAACGAGGTCGAAAGTATTCTGATCGAGAGAAACATTGCGATTGAGCAGACGCGATTCTCAATCAAAGGAACCCCGCTAGCTGGCGGAGAATCCTTCATTTTCGGAGGCCGAACTATGGTAACGTATATCAGATATCCTGAAAGCCCCACTGGCTGGGCTACGATTCGAGAAATAATACAACCAGAATCCAATTAG
- a CDS encoding DUF1569 domain-containing protein, which translates to MKRNIIISVFLVAPWWIHAQQQSKLSKMDKHFDKIESLIPLRDSLNAEVSKSDVAWHIDHMLKVVNKIYDSLSSSDPTEYKYQFSLARPFVFLWGDFPRGIATSPKVVLPPDNINTADIYTQLKEARDKMDRFDELPKKSFFYHFAFKNLNRRRTKRFIEVHTKHHLKIIRDILKS; encoded by the coding sequence ATGAAAAGGAACATTATAATCTCAGTATTTTTAGTTGCACCATGGTGGATACATGCGCAACAGCAAAGCAAACTTTCTAAAATGGACAAGCACTTTGATAAAATCGAATCACTAATTCCTTTACGGGATAGTCTCAACGCAGAGGTGTCAAAATCTGATGTTGCTTGGCATATTGATCATATGCTTAAAGTGGTCAATAAAATTTACGATTCTTTGTCTTCATCTGATCCAACGGAGTATAAGTATCAGTTTAGTCTCGCAAGACCATTTGTCTTTCTTTGGGGGGATTTCCCGAGAGGTATTGCCACCTCGCCTAAGGTGGTATTGCCACCAGATAACATCAATACAGCCGATATTTATACGCAATTGAAAGAGGCACGTGATAAAATGGATCGGTTCGATGAACTACCTAAAAAGAGCTTCTTCTATCATTTTGCTTTTAAAAACTTGAATCGGCGCAGGACAAAACGCTTTATTGAAGTGCACACAAAGCACCATTTAAAGATCATCCGAGATATTCTGAAAAGTTAG
- a CDS encoding Crp/Fnr family transcriptional regulator has protein sequence MELLNSIYHKAKLSISAKNELFGIHHRKEIKKGQPLLKLGVKSNHYWIVEEGLLRSFVISPNGDDVTTNFYGTQEIAMEFNGFFLRKNSLEAIESLTDSVVWEVNFEDFSKFMKGNGPFGTWGREWMVNYLVKRQEFYLSGHTDPARDRYEKLLSERPEVIRRSPLKHIASYLGVTDSTLSRLRRHI, from the coding sequence ATGGAGTTGCTCAATTCGATTTATCATAAAGCCAAACTATCTATTAGTGCTAAAAATGAGCTTTTTGGTATTCATCATCGGAAAGAAATAAAAAAGGGACAGCCGCTATTGAAGCTTGGCGTAAAAAGTAATCACTATTGGATAGTGGAGGAGGGGCTACTCAGGTCTTTTGTCATTTCTCCTAATGGCGATGATGTCACGACTAACTTTTACGGCACCCAGGAGATCGCCATGGAGTTCAATGGTTTCTTTTTGAGAAAGAATTCGCTCGAAGCAATCGAGTCTTTGACTGATTCTGTGGTGTGGGAAGTTAACTTCGAAGACTTTTCAAAGTTTATGAAGGGAAATGGACCTTTTGGTACTTGGGGTAGGGAGTGGATGGTAAACTATTTGGTGAAAAGGCAAGAGTTTTATTTGTCTGGACATACCGATCCCGCACGCGATCGGTATGAAAAACTTTTGAGTGAGCGCCCTGAAGTTATCAGGCGCTCGCCACTCAAGCATATTGCATCTTATTTGGGTGTCACGGACAGCACCTTGAGTAGATTAAGAAGACATATTTAG
- a CDS encoding SulP family inorganic anion transporter, translated as MTYTFINRKQGTIKDEVLSGLTVAIALVPEAIAFAIIAGVDAKIGLFSAFMMGFITSLLGGRPGMITGATGAVAVVIAPLVMDSGVEYLFPTIILAGLFQMAVGALKLGKFIRMVPHSVMLGFVNGLAIVIFMAQFSQFTSKTGGALDNAGLIAFGALIAITMLVMFVLPKFTKAIPSALVAIVVASVVAVFFFPNTITIGDKADMSSMSDGLFAPFYMMFDAIPFNMESFLIILPFALKVAGVGLIESLLTLTLVDEMTDTRGSGNRESMAQGVANVVTGFFSGMGGCAMIGQTMININSGARARLSSFIAAVFLLSFMLVLGEVIAIVPIAVLVGVMFMVAIATFEWSSLRIWNKVPKLDVSVIIIVSVITVIEDLAVAVLVGVIISALAFAWENALRIRARKYIDDHGVKHYEIFGPLFFASTTTFLTKFDAKNDPDSVIIDFQESRVMDQSAIEAINKIAEKYTSEGKTIHLRHLSKDCIRMVKRASEICEVNVVEDPDYFVAINDYERKMKTQREAV; from the coding sequence GTGACTTATACTTTTATCAACAGGAAACAGGGAACCATTAAAGACGAAGTTTTATCAGGCCTTACCGTGGCGATCGCCTTGGTGCCTGAGGCCATCGCATTTGCCATCATAGCTGGGGTGGATGCAAAAATTGGTCTTTTTTCTGCTTTTATGATGGGTTTCATTACCTCACTTTTGGGAGGTAGGCCTGGTATGATTACAGGTGCTACAGGTGCTGTGGCCGTCGTTATTGCACCCTTGGTTATGGATAGTGGTGTAGAGTATCTTTTTCCCACCATCATTTTAGCCGGTTTATTTCAAATGGCCGTTGGTGCCCTGAAACTTGGTAAGTTTATTAGAATGGTTCCGCATTCGGTAATGCTGGGTTTTGTAAACGGACTGGCGATCGTCATTTTCATGGCTCAATTCAGTCAATTTACGAGCAAAACTGGAGGTGCTCTAGATAATGCTGGTTTGATCGCGTTCGGTGCCCTTATTGCGATTACAATGCTGGTTATGTTTGTACTGCCAAAGTTTACCAAGGCCATACCGTCGGCTTTAGTGGCCATCGTCGTAGCCTCAGTCGTGGCGGTATTCTTCTTCCCAAATACCATTACAATAGGTGATAAAGCAGACATGAGTTCTATGTCTGACGGCTTGTTTGCTCCTTTCTATATGATGTTCGATGCCATTCCATTTAACATGGAAAGCTTCCTAATTATTCTTCCTTTTGCCCTGAAGGTAGCTGGAGTAGGGTTGATTGAAAGCCTTTTAACCTTGACCCTGGTCGATGAAATGACCGATACAAGAGGTAGTGGTAATAGAGAATCTATGGCACAAGGTGTTGCCAATGTAGTAACAGGTTTTTTTAGTGGAATGGGTGGCTGCGCAATGATTGGTCAAACCATGATCAATATTAATTCAGGAGCAAGAGCGAGACTATCATCATTTATCGCGGCAGTTTTTCTGTTATCCTTTATGCTTGTCCTTGGTGAAGTTATCGCTATCGTGCCGATCGCTGTTTTGGTGGGGGTTATGTTTATGGTAGCAATCGCCACATTTGAGTGGTCGAGCCTGCGCATTTGGAATAAAGTGCCGAAACTGGATGTTTCGGTAATCATCATCGTTTCGGTCATCACCGTTATTGAAGATTTGGCCGTAGCTGTGCTGGTAGGCGTAATTATTTCGGCATTAGCATTTGCCTGGGAAAATGCCTTAAGAATTCGGGCAAGAAAATATATCGACGATCATGGAGTGAAGCATTATGAAATTTTTGGTCCACTATTTTTCGCTTCAACGACTACTTTTTTGACCAAGTTTGATGCGAAGAATGATCCGGACTCGGTAATTATTGACTTCCAAGAATCTCGAGTTATGGACCAATCGGCCATAGAAGCTATCAACAAGATTGCCGAGAAGTATACTTCAGAAGGTAAAACGATTCATTTGAGACATCTGAGTAAAGACTGTATCAGAATGGTGAAACGTGCGAGTGAAATTTGTGAAGTAAACGTTGTCGAGGATCCAGATTATTTTGTGGCCATCAACGATTACGAGCGCAAAATGAAAACACAAAGAGAGGCGGTTTAG
- a CDS encoding nuclear transport factor 2 family protein: MFKNSQFFKSSKLLAFIIYLFYSVAAYGQSEDKLVLAIRENDHQFWQAYNSCDISKMISFLTEDLEFYHDKSGLTQGLSNFKKSLESNLCGNGAYLERTPVKESIAIYPLGKSRAIISGAHNFSIEGKMVESAKFTHVWVFENNQWKMSRVLSFDHQTVQFKSANTAIFLSEEALQSFVGEFQAPQTGKVTFGKSEGKLKMNAGPMELLLSPMKSNMFFHEQSSLTFEFLENGKKVVIRENGKVVEEAIRSN, encoded by the coding sequence ATGTTCAAAAACTCCCAATTTTTTAAATCAAGTAAGCTACTTGCTTTCATCATATACCTATTTTATTCCGTGGCCGCATACGGCCAATCTGAAGATAAACTTGTGCTAGCAATTCGCGAAAATGACCATCAGTTTTGGCAAGCTTACAACAGCTGTGACATCAGCAAAATGATAAGCTTTTTGACTGAAGACCTCGAGTTTTATCACGATAAATCTGGTTTAACACAGGGCCTTTCGAACTTCAAAAAGTCATTAGAATCAAACTTATGTGGCAATGGAGCTTACCTAGAAAGAACCCCTGTCAAAGAAAGCATTGCTATTTATCCTTTGGGAAAATCGAGGGCTATTATCAGTGGCGCCCACAACTTTTCTATTGAAGGCAAAATGGTTGAGTCAGCCAAGTTTACACATGTATGGGTCTTTGAAAATAATCAATGGAAAATGTCACGTGTTCTGAGTTTTGATCATCAAACGGTGCAATTCAAAAGTGCCAATACTGCCATCTTCTTAAGTGAAGAAGCATTGCAGAGTTTTGTTGGTGAATTCCAAGCACCGCAAACAGGCAAAGTGACCTTTGGTAAGTCAGAAGGGAAACTTAAGATGAATGCTGGACCAATGGAGCTACTTTTAAGCCCTATGAAATCGAATATGTTCTTTCATGAGCAAAGTAGTCTCACTTTTGAGTTCCTGGAGAACGGAAAGAAGGTTGTTATTCGAGAAAACGGCAAAGTAGTCGAGGAAGCGATCCGTTCGAATTGA
- a CDS encoding TIGR00266 family protein codes for MNAHEIDYTLHGDDMQMVEIELDPQETVIAEAGAMNWMDTQISFETKMGDGSEPDKGFFGKLVSAGKRALTGESVFMTHFTNIGNGKRKVCFSAPYPGKIIPIDLADVNGEILCQKDAFLCAALGTKLDIAFTKRLGAGFFGKEGFILQHIQGNGKAFLHAGGTVIKRELNNETVLVDTGCVVGFTAGIDYDIQRAGNMKSMFFGGEGLFLATLSGTGTIFLQSLPFSRLANRIIQEVPVQTRDNG; via the coding sequence ATGAATGCTCACGAAATAGACTACACACTGCATGGAGATGACATGCAAATGGTGGAAATAGAATTGGATCCACAAGAAACAGTGATTGCCGAAGCAGGGGCGATGAACTGGATGGACACCCAGATTAGTTTCGAAACTAAAATGGGAGATGGATCTGAACCTGATAAAGGTTTTTTTGGAAAACTGGTCAGTGCAGGTAAGCGCGCACTAACGGGAGAATCTGTCTTTATGACTCATTTTACCAATATTGGGAATGGTAAGAGAAAGGTATGTTTTTCTGCTCCTTATCCAGGTAAAATTATTCCAATAGACCTTGCCGATGTCAATGGTGAGATTCTTTGCCAAAAAGATGCCTTTTTATGTGCTGCTTTGGGCACAAAACTAGATATAGCTTTCACTAAACGATTGGGTGCTGGTTTTTTCGGTAAAGAGGGATTCATACTGCAACACATTCAAGGGAATGGGAAGGCATTTTTGCACGCTGGTGGTACGGTTATCAAACGTGAACTGAATAATGAGACCGTATTGGTAGACACAGGCTGTGTTGTTGGCTTCACAGCGGGCATTGACTATGACATTCAACGAGCGGGCAACATGAAATCCATGTTTTTCGGTGGCGAAGGCCTTTTCTTAGCTACACTTAGCGGTACTGGCACCATCTTTTTACAGAGTTTGCCTTTCTCTAGACTGGCCAATCGCATTATTCAAGAAGTTCCTGTACAGACTAGAGACAACGGCTAA
- a CDS encoding ABC transporter permease translates to MSQSQPTPPQLILRFFRMYCNPLLVEAIEGDLVERFEIRASKKGHKKAKRLFIKDVVQLFRPEIIRPITGTQKLNELGMFKNNIVVAKRQLLRHKMYSTIKIGGFALGIAVCLLISLFIKNELSYDKHIPNHENLYRVLNNYKLDGDIIRWTWFAPPFAQAIQDDFPEVSLAGRTLEGNGFGAGKTNIRIEGEMQNHYEGDFIYADQQILDLFQFDMVHGNLKEALAQPNTLVMTRKKAEKLFPEENPVGKTVYINDNTDRPFKITGVLEDLPSTGFFQFDFLWTLSGREFWDGEQASWESQNYQVYVRVNPGTDIESLNSRLSEIGTKYILPVEKRNGNPNAEEEMKNMSFSLQPVTDIYLHSTDISDPYRKSDIKYIWIFGIIAAFILGLACINFINLSTAKSANRAKEVGLRKTIGSYRSHLITQFLTESILYSLLSFGIAIGIASLVMPYFNELAGKSLELPWTELWFIPTLAISAIIIGVIAGLYPAFYLSSFKPALVLKGKLSMGSKSSRLRNALVVFQFTASIVLIIGTFVVYQQMEFILNTNTGFDKEQVIQVRGTGFLGDQTTPFKNELLKISEVSNVSVSSYLPIRSTSRNGNTWWKDGRTKIDAGITGQNWEVDEDYIATLGLELLEGRNLDRTISSDTSAMIINQEMAKKLGIIDNPIGQKITNRASNRMVWTVVGLIQDFNFEDLRAPIRPLAMRLNYGANIASIKMNGENIASTLSQIQGVWEEIAPNQPFVYEFMDQSFAKMYANVKQIRNILTSFAVLAIIIACLGLFGLSVFMVEQRSKEISVRMVLGAKVTQVVSMLSFNFMKPILVALLLATPIAWYMMNEWLSDFEYKIGLSVQLFVLAGLSALLIALITISFQSLKAAFTSPVQGLRNE, encoded by the coding sequence ATGAGCCAATCTCAACCAACACCTCCACAGCTTATACTTCGGTTTTTCCGAATGTACTGCAATCCACTACTGGTGGAAGCTATAGAGGGTGATTTGGTGGAAAGGTTCGAGATACGCGCTTCGAAAAAAGGTCATAAAAAAGCGAAGCGATTATTTATAAAGGATGTAGTTCAGCTCTTCAGGCCTGAAATCATCCGACCAATTACAGGAACTCAAAAACTAAACGAATTAGGCATGTTTAAAAACAACATTGTTGTTGCCAAAAGGCAACTATTGAGACATAAGATGTACTCAACCATAAAAATTGGAGGCTTTGCGCTAGGTATAGCAGTTTGCTTACTCATCTCACTTTTTATTAAGAATGAACTTAGCTATGACAAGCATATCCCAAATCACGAAAACCTTTATCGAGTTTTAAATAACTATAAACTTGATGGCGACATCATTAGATGGACGTGGTTTGCCCCACCGTTTGCCCAAGCCATTCAAGATGACTTCCCAGAAGTAAGCCTAGCTGGTAGAACACTTGAAGGAAATGGTTTTGGCGCAGGAAAAACTAACATTCGCATAGAAGGCGAAATGCAGAATCATTATGAAGGAGACTTTATCTACGCTGATCAGCAGATTCTAGACCTCTTTCAGTTTGACATGGTGCACGGGAACTTGAAAGAAGCCCTTGCTCAACCCAACACCTTGGTTATGACAAGGAAAAAAGCCGAAAAACTCTTTCCAGAGGAAAATCCAGTTGGAAAAACAGTTTATATCAATGACAATACCGATCGCCCATTTAAAATCACGGGTGTTTTGGAAGACCTCCCTTCCACAGGATTCTTTCAATTTGATTTTCTCTGGACACTTTCAGGTAGAGAATTCTGGGATGGCGAACAAGCCTCTTGGGAATCTCAGAACTATCAGGTTTATGTAAGAGTAAATCCAGGAACAGATATCGAGTCGCTTAACTCAAGGCTATCTGAAATTGGAACAAAGTATATACTCCCAGTAGAAAAGAGAAATGGTAATCCGAATGCAGAGGAGGAAATGAAAAATATGAGTTTCAGCCTTCAGCCGGTTACGGATATTTACCTTCACAGTACTGACATTAGCGACCCATACCGCAAGAGTGACATAAAGTACATCTGGATCTTCGGTATAATCGCAGCGTTTATTCTTGGTTTAGCTTGCATTAATTTTATCAACCTATCTACGGCAAAATCTGCCAACAGAGCCAAAGAAGTTGGTCTTCGCAAAACAATTGGCTCATACAGGTCTCATTTGATTACACAGTTTTTAACTGAATCAATTCTCTATAGCCTCTTGTCATTTGGCATCGCCATTGGTATTGCCAGTCTAGTTATGCCTTATTTCAACGAATTGGCAGGCAAATCTTTAGAACTTCCATGGACTGAACTCTGGTTTATTCCTACACTCGCAATCTCAGCTATAATTATTGGAGTGATTGCGGGGCTTTATCCAGCGTTTTATTTGTCCTCTTTTAAACCCGCCTTAGTCCTAAAAGGAAAGTTGAGTATGGGAAGCAAAAGCTCTAGACTCAGAAATGCCTTAGTGGTATTTCAATTTACGGCGTCAATTGTGCTCATCATCGGAACGTTTGTGGTGTATCAGCAAATGGAGTTCATCTTGAATACCAATACAGGATTTGACAAAGAACAAGTAATTCAAGTCAGAGGAACTGGTTTCCTGGGAGATCAAACGACTCCATTTAAAAATGAGCTTCTCAAAATTTCAGAAGTTAGCAATGTTAGCGTGAGTAGCTATTTGCCTATCAGAAGTACTTCACGAAATGGAAATACTTGGTGGAAAGATGGTAGAACCAAGATTGATGCTGGTATTACTGGACAGAATTGGGAAGTTGATGAAGACTACATCGCAACACTTGGTTTAGAACTGCTAGAAGGAAGAAATCTTGATCGAACGATTAGTTCAGATACCTCTGCTATGATCATTAACCAAGAAATGGCCAAAAAACTTGGCATTATTGATAATCCTATCGGTCAAAAGATCACAAACCGTGCAAGTAACAGAATGGTTTGGACAGTTGTAGGCTTAATCCAAGACTTCAACTTCGAGGATTTAAGAGCCCCTATTCGGCCACTAGCCATGCGATTAAATTATGGAGCAAACATCGCCTCCATAAAAATGAATGGCGAAAATATTGCTTCTACGCTAAGTCAAATTCAGGGAGTATGGGAAGAAATAGCCCCTAATCAACCATTCGTGTACGAATTCATGGATCAGAGCTTTGCCAAGATGTATGCGAATGTGAAGCAAATCAGAAATATATTGACCTCGTTTGCCGTGTTGGCTATAATAATTGCGTGTCTCGGGTTATTTGGACTTTCAGTCTTTATGGTCGAGCAGCGTTCAAAAGAAATAAGCGTAAGAATGGTTTTGGGGGCAAAAGTCACTCAAGTGGTCAGCATGTTGAGTTTCAACTTCATGAAACCAATCTTAGTCGCATTGCTGCTAGCCACACCAATTGCATGGTATATGATGAACGAATGGCTCAGCGATTTTGAATACAAAATCGGCCTAAGTGTTCAATTATTCGTATTGGCTGGCCTTTCAGCTCTGCTAATAGCACTTATTACCATTAGTTTCCAATCGCTAAAGGCAGCATTTACCAGCCCGGTACAAGGCTTGCGTAATGAATAA